A segment of the Deltaproteobacteria bacterium genome:
CCGTTCGTCCTGAGCCTGTCGAAGGACTCCGAAAGCACTCCCTCGCCCGCTAGTCTAGATGGCCAAAATCAAAGCCGATCTCGATCTCCACAAGCTAGAAATCTTTTATTGGGTAGCTGAGCACAAAAGTTTCTCGCAGGCCGCTGAGCTTTTATCCCTGCGCCAGCCGACGGTGAGCGCCCATGTGCAGGAACTAGAAAAGGCCGTTGGCGGCAAACTGCTCTACCGGATTCCCGGCAAGGTGAGTTTGACGCCGCTCGGCCAGTTGGTTGCTGAACGCGCCAAGAGCTTGCTCGCGTTCAAGCGCGAAACCGTTGCTTCCATCGAGCAGTTTCACGGCACGCTTAGCGGCGAATTGTGGATCGGCGGCAGCAGCATTCCCGGTGAATATCTGCTGCCGGCGAGATTGGGCGAATTCACAAAAAAATACCCGGGCGTCAAACCGATTTTGCGGATTGGCGACTCGAGTGAAATCATCGCCGACTTGCTCGATGGCAAAGTCGAGATTGCTTACGTCGGGATGAAGCGCAGCGACCCACGGCTGAAATTTGCCAAGGTATGGGATGACGAGATGGTGTTGGCGGTGCCGAAAGGGCACCCGTGGAGCGGGCGCAAAGCGCTCAGCACGGCGGATTTGCGCGCCGAGCGCTTCATTTCTCGGGAGCACGGTTCAGGCACACTCGATGCGATTCACGAGCTCCTGTCGCACAGCGGCAAAGGGGCCGACGAGCTGCTCAAGATCACCATGGAACTGGGCAGCACCGCGGCGGTGAAGCAAGCTTTGTTGGCCGGTTTTGGCTTTTCGATATTGTCGCGCATTTCGATTCGCCACGAACTCGACGACGGCACGATTGTCGAAGTGCCGATCCGCGGCCTGAAGATGGAGCGCGTTTTCTATGAAGTGCAGCATAGCCGTCGCCCGCTCCATCCGATCGCGCAAGCCTTCCGCGAATTTCTTCAACCATAAACGCTAGAAAAATTTTTCTTGACAAAGAATTTCGCTTGAGCTCTTCCATAGCCAAATCCTATTTATTATATAGTTAATATCAATCCGGCAGCGGGAGCATTTATGGCACTGCCGTTAATGCGCGAATTCAAGCAGGGCACGGACGAGCTATACGCCAAGTTTGTCACCGCATGGGCGCGCTCCGACGCCATCTTCGACATCGTGGGTCGGACGGGGATGCTCGCAAAGCCGATCGTCTGGCGCCATCCGTTTATTTTTTATGTCGGGCACCTGCCGGCTTTTTCCTGGAACCAGATCTGCGGCGGCATCTTGGAATGGAAATCTTTCAACCGCTATTTTGATGAGCTGTTCTGCCGCGGTATAGATCCGGACGTCGACACCGGCGAGTGCCATTGGCATCCCGATGTGCCGCAGGAGTGGCCGACGCTTGCAGAGACCGTTGTGTATCGTGACAAGGTACGCGGCGCGATTTTGGAATCATTGGAAGCCTTGCCGTATTGCTATTCCAATCAGGTGATGGCGCGTGGTGGGCGGGTGTTCCGGATGGTGCTGGAGCACGAGTACATGCATCAAGAGACGCTGCTCTACATGATGCAACAATTGCCGCTGGCCGAAAAACAGCGGCCGCGAGCGATGAGCACATACCACTACGATGCAGCTGCCGCAAACCGCTTAGTCCGTATCCCTGCGGGTCGAGCACGGCTGGGGGCACGCTTTGAACATTTACCATTCGGTTGGGACAACGAGTTCGGTGAGATTTTCATTAACGTTCCGGAATTCGGCATCGATGCACTGCCCGTGACCAACGGTGAGTTTCTCGAATTCGTCGAAGCCGGCGGTTACCGCAGTGAAAGTTTTTGGCAGCCCGCGGACTGGAGCTGGAAAAATCTTGAGCGAAAAACCCAGCCAGCCTGCTGGGTGAGACGAAATCACTCCTGGTTTTACCGCGGTATGTTCGATCAATGGCCGCTGGAGCAAGTTGCTAGCTGGCCGGTTTACGTGAGCCTTGCTGAAGCACGCGCCTATGCACGATGGCGCGGCAAAAGATTGCCGACTGAAGCGGAGTACCAGCGCGCGGCATTCCACGGGCCGGATGGACGCGAGAGCCGTTATCCTCTTGGGGCAACGACGCACCCTCGGCGCGCCGCGGCAATTTTGATTTCAATAACTGGTCGCCGCTGCCGGTGGGTTCGTGTCCTGCA
Coding sequences within it:
- a CDS encoding LysR family transcriptional regulator, with product MAKIKADLDLHKLEIFYWVAEHKSFSQAAELLSLRQPTVSAHVQELEKAVGGKLLYRIPGKVSLTPLGQLVAERAKSLLAFKRETVASIEQFHGTLSGELWIGGSSIPGEYLLPARLGEFTKKYPGVKPILRIGDSSEIIADLLDGKVEIAYVGMKRSDPRLKFAKVWDDEMVLAVPKGHPWSGRKALSTADLRAERFISREHGSGTLDAIHELLSHSGKGADELLKITMELGSTAAVKQALLAGFGFSILSRISIRHELDDGTIVEVPIRGLKMERVFYEVQHSRRPLHPIAQAFREFLQP
- a CDS encoding ergothioneine biosynthesis protein EgtB — protein: MALPLMREFKQGTDELYAKFVTAWARSDAIFDIVGRTGMLAKPIVWRHPFIFYVGHLPAFSWNQICGGILEWKSFNRYFDELFCRGIDPDVDTGECHWHPDVPQEWPTLAETVVYRDKVRGAILESLEALPYCYSNQVMARGGRVFRMVLEHEYMHQETLLYMMQQLPLAEKQRPRAMSTYHYDAAAANRLVRIPAGRARLGARFEHLPFGWDNEFGEIFINVPEFGIDALPVTNGEFLEFVEAGGYRSESFWQPADWSWKNLERKTQPACWVRRNHSWFYRGMFDQWPLEQVASWPVYVSLAEARAYARWRGKRLPTEAEYQRAAFHGPDGRESRYPLGATTHPRRAAAILISITGRRCRWVRVLQVRAAGACKSSSATAGS